GCCGAAGAAACCGAAGAACCCGGCAATGATCGCGATGATCAGGAAAACGACTGCGTAGTACAACATGATGTACTCCTTGTCGCGGAGGGGTTTACCGATCTTTGTCGATGAAGCTTCGGGCAGGCAATCCGTGTCCTGCCCGAAGCGCGCCAGCGCGCGTCTGACGCGCTGGCCGCCGGATTCGAACGCACAGGGGGAAGCGTCCGAACCGGCGCGGAACCATCCGTGGCACCGCAGGAAGTGCCGCAGGGGGACGGCACTTCGCATCCGCGTGGCTGCGCACGGCGACGCCGCGCGCACCACCCGTCACATGTCGTTTTCGAATTGGCGAACCTGTTTCTCCGCCTCGTCCTTGGCGATCCCGTAGCGTTCCTGCAATTTGCCAGCGAGGTATTCCGCGTTGCCGTCGGCAACCTTGAGATCGTCGTCGGTCAGCTTGCCCCAGCGCGATTTCAGCTTGCCGTTCAATTGCCGCCACTGTCCCTTGATCCTGTCCTCATTCATTCCTTTTCTCCGGTGGTTGTGTGTTTGCTGACGTCTGCCGACGTCACAGCTCGCACTCGAATTCGTAAACCTGCAGGATGGCTTCGCGCCGGTCGAATCCGTAACGCTCCTGCAGCCGCTCGGCGAGGTATTCGGCGTCGCCGGCCGGCGCGCGCACGTCGCCTTCGGTCAACATCGGCCAATGGCGCCGCATGCGGCCGGAAATCTTCGGCCATTCGTCCCTGACCTTGTCCGCCATGTAATCCGTATGTCTCATATGCGCCTCCTGATGCCCTTCCCGCTGATGCCGCTGCGCGCCGGTGTCCGCTAATGTTCCGGCTGTTCGCCGGCGACCGGCAGCCGGACCCAGAACCGTGCGCCCTGCTGCGCGCCAGCGCATCCGAGCGCGCCGCCGTACGCCGTCGCGATCTTGTTCGCGAACGCGAGTCCGAGTCCGCTGTGTTCGGCCGGCTCGGAGGTCATGAAGGATTCGAAGATCGCGGGCGACTGCACGCGCACGCCCGAACCGTCGTCGGCAAATTCGATGAGCACGGTGCCGAGCTCGCGGTCGGCGCTCGCCGTCACCGCCACTTCCCTGCCGCCGAACTGGAATGCGTTGTCGAGGATTTCCACGAACAGCCGCTTCAATGCATCGGCCTGGCCGTCCACCAGCGGCAGGCCGGGTTCGCATTCCACGCGCACGTTGCCGAGGTCGGAGCAGGCTTCCGCGCAGACGAACAGCAGCGCCGCGACATCCACGCCGCCGGTTGCGCCCGGCACTTCGAGTGTCGCGAGATTGCGTCCGTCGCGCAGCAGGCGCGCCGCGCGCAGGCATTCCTGCTCGGCGCGTTCCAGCGAGATGCGCGCGTCGTCCGCGCGGTTCTGCGCGATCAGCATGTTCGCAAGCTGGGTCGCGGCCATGATCGAATTGAGCGAATTGGACAACGCGTGCGCCAGCGAGCCGATGATCTGGCTGAAACTTTCCGGCGCGGCCTGGATTGCGCCCGGCGCCGACGTCCGCTCGAAGTGGCCACTCACCGGGGCCGAATTGTTTGAGGATTCCATGACGGCTGCGGCCTCGTGTGCGACTTGCGCGATGGTTGCGTTCACGGCATTACTCCAGGTCCAGCCACTCCACGACCACGCCGGTGTGCGCAGCGAGGGTTTCGATGCGGCCATGCACGTAGTCGTAGGCGACGGAACTCGGCACGTGCACGCGCAATTCCTGGTAGTCCGAAGCGGTGTCGTCGGTCAAACCGGCGGAGCTCGAATCGTCCGGACGCATGGGCGCATCCAGCGACAGCTCGACGATGCCGTCCACTTCGGGCAGTCCACGGATCGCGGCCATC
The genomic region above belongs to Rhodanobacteraceae bacterium and contains:
- a CDS encoding UPF0337 protein YjbJ, whose product is MNEDRIKGQWRQLNGKLKSRWGKLTDDDLKVADGNAEYLAGKLQERYGIAKDEAEKQVRQFENDM